The proteins below are encoded in one region of Juglans microcarpa x Juglans regia isolate MS1-56 chromosome 4D, Jm3101_v1.0, whole genome shotgun sequence:
- the LOC121261381 gene encoding RNA pseudouridine synthase 2, chloroplastic isoform X3, with the protein MLSLYSCSTSLAKSFIFQSSPPFFCFSPRNPRTPSSSLRICFVASSSSGSTNSDEDKEDLAGRRANFGGVQLEDTVSLNSGKLRLDSWISSRIGGISRARVQSSIRSGLVAVNGRVVDKVSHNVKTGDKVNCTISELQPLRAVPEDIPLDIVFEDEHVLVVNKPAHMVVHPAPGNATGTLVNGVLHHCSPPVVAFSNEEVLSDAEDISDDELSSFSTEQNPNGGLYSRRSGASIRPGIVHRLDKGTSGLLVVAKDEHSHGHLSEQFKLHTIQRLYVSLTSGVPSPMAGRVEVPIGRDLNNRIRMAAIPGSNISRQARHAASR; encoded by the exons ATGCTTTCCCTCTACAGTTGCTCAACTTCCTTGgcaaaatcatttatatttcaatCCTCGCCTCCTTTCTTCTGCTTCTCCCCTAGAAACCCTAGAACTCCCTCCAGCTCCTTGAGAATATGCTTCGTAGCCAGTTCCAGTTCTGGTTCCACAAACTCCGATGAAGACAAAGAAGACCTCGCCGGCCGCAGAGCCAATTTCGGCGGAGTTCAGTTGGAGGATACCGTGTCTCTCAATTCAGGTAAGCTGAGGCTTGATTCATGGATATCTTCTCGCATTGGTGGAATCAGTAGGGCTCGCGTCCAGTCAAGTATTCGCTCCGGCCTCGTTGCTGTCAATGGTCGCGTTGTAGATAAG GTCTCGCATAACGTCAAAACTGGAGATAAGGTGAATTGCACTATTTCAGAGTTGCAACCCTTAAGGGCTGTGCCGGAAGACATACCTTTGGATATAGTTTTTGAAGATGAGCACGTACTAGTTGTTAACAAACCTGCACACATG GTTGTTCATCCAGCACCTGGGAATGCTACTGGCACACTTGTAAACGGAGTTCTTCATCATTGCAGTCCTCCTGTGGTTGCATTTTCAAACGAAGAAGTTCTTTCTGATGCTGAGGATATTTCTGATGATGAGTTGAGCAGCTTTTCTACAGAGCAAAATCCTAACGGTGGGCTTTATTCAAGAAGAAGTGGGGCATCTATACGCCCAGGGATTGTGCACAGATTGGACAAAGGCACTAGTGGATTACTTGTTGTTGCAAAG GATGAACACTCTCATGGTCATTTATCTGAACAATTCAAGCTACATACCATCCAAAGATTATACGTTAGTCTTACTTCTGGAGTGCCATCGCCAATGGCTGGACGGGTCGAGGTTCCTATTGGTCGTGATTTAAATAATCGGATTCGCATGGCTGCTATACCTGGATCAAATATTTCTAGACAGGCCCGTCATGCTGCTAGTAGGTGA
- the LOC121261385 gene encoding calcium-dependent protein kinase 29-like, which produces MGLCFTKSRDITIASSSASESPPRPSNQAPRITQERYNPTLSKPASTSSKATSTSEEIGHILRKPYVDLHSIYVLDRELGRGQFGITYLCTERATGQKYACKSIARRKLPNHKDIEDVRREILILQHLTGQPNIVEFKGAYEDRQNLHLVMELCSGGELFDRIIAKGSYSEREAASIARQIVNVVHACHFMGVMHRDLKPENFLMVSKDEESPIKATDFGLSVFIEEGKVYKDIAGSAYYVAPEVLRRRYGKEVDVWSAGVILYILLSGVPPFWAEKEKGIFEAILEGNLDLQSAPWPNISTGAKDLVGKMLMEDPKKRITAADALEHPWLKEDGEASDKPIDNVVLSRMKQFRAMNKLKKLALKVIAETLSEEEIKGLKQMFNNMDTDKSGTITFEELKTGLSRLGSKLTEAEIKQLMDAADVDSSGTIDYIEFITATMHRHKLEKDESLYKAFQYFDRDGSGFITREELRQAMTKYGMGDDATIDEVIEDVDTDKDGRINYEEFAAMMRKGTQDNGGKS; this is translated from the exons atGGGACTCTGCTTCACCAAATCCCGTGACATTACAATCGCATCCTCCTCCGCCTCTGAATCACCTCCTCGTCCTTCAAATCAGGCTCCCAGGATAACCCAAGAACGGTATAACCCAACTCTATCCAAACCGGCCTCCACTTCCTCTAAAGCCACTTCGACTTCTGAAGAGATTGGACACATTCTTCGCAAACCGTACGTTGATTTACACTCTATTTACGTTCTCGACAGAGAGCTGGGGAGGGGTCAGTTTGGGATTACCTATCTCTGTACAGAGAGGGCCACGGGTCAAAAATACGCGTGCAAGTCCATAGCGAGGCGGAAGCTCCCAAATCATAAGGATATTGAAGACGTTAGGAGGGAGATTCTGATACTACAGCACCTGACAGGGCAGCCCAATATCGTGGAGTTCAAGGGCGCTTATGAGGACAGGCAGAATCTGCATTTGGTGATGGAGTTGTGCTCAGGGGGCGAGCTCTTCGACCGGATCATCGCCAAGGGTAGCTACTCCGAACGCGAAGCGGCGTCGATTGCTCGGCAGATTGTGAACGTGGTTCATGCGTGTCATTTCATGGGGGTGATGCATAGGGACTTGAAGCCCGAGAATTTCTTGATGGTGAGCAAGGATGAGGAATCTCCCATAAAAGCCACCGATTTTGGACTCTCCGTCTTCATTGAAGAAG GGAAAGTGTACAAAGACATTGCTGGAAGTGCATACTACGTGGCCCCAGAGGTGTTGCGGCGACGCTATGGGAAGGAGGTGGATGTCTGGAGTGCTGGAGTCATTTTATACATCCTCCTGAGTGGGGTGCCTCCTTTTTGGGCTG agaAGGAGAAAGGCATATTCGAGGCAATTTTAGAAGGCAATCTTGACTTGCAGAGCGCTCCATGGCCTAATATATCTACTGGTGCTAAGGATCTGGTCGGGAAAATGTTAATGGAGGACCCTAAGAAACGGATTACTGCTGCCGATGCTCTTG AACATCCATGGTTGAAGGAAGACGGTGAAGCATCTGACAAACCTATTGATAATGTCGTTTTAAGTAGGATGAAGCAATTTCGAGCAATGAACAAGCTGAAAAAACTCGCACTAAAG GTCATAGCAGAGACCCTttcagaagaagaaataaagggGTTGAAACAGATGTTCAACAACATGGACACTGATAAAAGTGGTACAATAACATTTGAAGAACTCAAAACTGGATTGTCCAGGCTTGGATCTAAGCTTACTGAAGCAGAAATCAAGCAGCTGATGGACGCT GCTGATGTTGACAGTAGCGGGACTATTGATTACATCGAATTCATTACTGCTACCATGCATCGGCATAAACTCGAGAAGGATGAAAGCCTCTATAAGGCGTTTCAGTACTTTGACAGAGATGGCAGCGG GTTTATAACAAGAGAGGAATTAAGACAAGCCATGACTAAATATGGAATGGGGGATGATGCTACCATAGATGAAGTGATCGAAGATGTCGATACTGATAAA GACGGGAGAATCAACTATGAAGAGTTTGCAGCCATGATGAGAAAGGGAACCCAAGATAATGGTGGGAAATCGTAG